The Neovison vison isolate M4711 chromosome 5, ASM_NN_V1, whole genome shotgun sequence genome includes a region encoding these proteins:
- the OMG gene encoding oligodendrocyte-myelin glycoprotein: protein MALMEYQILKMSPSLFILLFLTPGILCSCPLQCICTERHRHVDCSGRNLTTLPSGLQENIIHLNLSYNHFTDLHNQLTQYTNLRTLDISNNRLESLPAQLPRSLWNMSAANNNIKLLDKSDTAYQWNLKFLDVSKNMLEKVVLIKNTLRSLEVLNLSSNKLWTVPTNMPSKLHIVDLSNNSLTQILPGTLINLTNLTHLYLHNNKFTFIPDQAFDQLFQLQEITLYNNRWLCDQKQNITYLLKWMMETKAHVIGTPCSSQISSLKEHNIYPTPPGFTSSLFTVSGMQTVDTINSLSMVTQPKVTKTPKQYRTKETTFGATLSKDTTFASTDKDFVPYPEETSIETISSHEAAAATLTIHLQDGMVTNTSLPSSTKSSPTPMTLSITSGMPNNFSEMPQQSTTLNLRREETTTNVKTRLPSVASAWKVNASFLLMLNAVVMLAV from the exons ATG GCTTTGATGGAATATCAGATACTGAAAATGTCTCCCAGCTTGTTCATCCTTCTGTTTCTCACACCTGGTATTTTATGCAGTTGTCCTCTCCAATGTATATGCACAGAGAGGCACAGGCATGTGGACTGTTCAGGCAGAAACTTGACTACATTACCATCTGGACTGCAAGAGAATATTATCCATTTAAATCTGTCTTATAACCATTTTACTGATCTTCATAACCAGTTAACCCAATACaccaatctgaggaccctggacATTTCAAACAACAGGCTCGAAAGCCTGCCTGCTCAGTTACCTCGGTCCCTCTGGAACATGTCTGCAGCTAACAACAACATTAAACTGCTTGACAAATCTGATACTGCTTATCAGTGGAACCTTAAATTTCTGGATGTTTCTAAGAATATGCTGGAAAAGGTTGTCCTCATTAAAAATACACTAAGAAGTCTTGAGGTTCTCAACCTCAGTAGTAACAAACTTTGGACAGTTCCAACCAATATGCCCTCCAAACTACATATCGTGGACCTGTCTAACAATTCCTTGACACAAATCCTTCCAGGAACATTAATAAACCTGACCAATCTCACACATCTTTACCTGCACAATAATAAGTTCACATTCATTCCAGATCAAGCTTTTGACCAACTCTTTCAGTTGCAAGAGATAACCCTTTACAATAACAGGTGGTTGTGtgaccaaaaacaaaacattacttACTTACTGAAGTGGATGATGGAAACAAAAGCCCATGTGATAGGGACTCCCTGTTCTAGCCAAATATCATCTCTGAAGGAACATAACATATATCCCACACCTCCTGGATTTACCTCAAGCTTGTTCACTGTAAGTGGGATGCAGACAGTGGACACCATTAACTCTCTGAGTATGGTTACTCAACCCAAAGTGACCAAAACACCCAAACAATATCGAACAAAGGAAACAACGTTTGGTGCCACTCTAAGCAAAGACACCACCTTTGCTAGCACTGACAAGGATTTTGTGCCCTACCCAGAAGAGACATCCATAGAAACCATCAGTTCACATGAAGCAGCAGCTGCAACTCTAACTATTCATCTCCAAGATGGAATGGTTACAAACACAAGCCTCCCTAGCTCAACAAAATCATCCCCAACACCCATGACCCTAAGCATTACTAGTGGCATGCCAAATAATTTCTCTGAAATGCCTCAACAAAGCACAACCCTTAACTTACGGAGGGAAGAGACAACCACAAATGTAAAGACTCGCTTACCTTCTGTGGCAAGTGCTTGGAAAGTAAATGCTTCATTTCTCTTAATGCTCAATGCTGTGGTCATGCTGGCTGTTTGA